Sequence from the Metopolophium dirhodum isolate CAU chromosome 2, ASM1992520v1, whole genome shotgun sequence genome:
CCAACATCTCCTTACTACTTATGTGATGGCTTATGGCATAGAATTAAAGGTTAGtttagaataaaatttaaatacttaataatcaTCAAGTATTTCAAGTATTtaacttatacatatatatcatattattatattcattgaaatattaatgGATATATAAATGTCCTTATTGCATGTAggattttgatttaatttttgacatCAGTTAAAATTTCCTATATAACATTTTGTAGTTAGttaataagttgttattattattgttatttatttgtttttttttttacattttttttacagctTTGAAgctaaaaaatgttgtacagtTAGGTGTAGATAATATGTTTGCAACACCAGACCAGTACGGTAAAGGAGGAACATCCAGCATTAAATCAAGCAAATCATTGTACCTTGGTGGTAATCCGATATACAACAATCGTCAATCTAATGGATACTTAGGATGTATACGGAATGTTGAGATAGTTCACAataatttacatgaaaaaaatatatttaagaagtTTCCAACCCAGTTGGTGCATGGCGATGTGGCATTAAGTGTTTGTCCAACAATTTAAAGTTACTATTCCAATATCCTGTATAGATAAAagcaaatattattcataaattatttttaaatttaaaatattttatatttttgtaaataatatttttactttatgataattaataataataacttggtcatttttatattgcataaatatataaacataaccgattaaaataaaaaaggtaattgtacaaaataagaGTAGATATATCTACTTTTAAAGCCAGTAAGACTTAACtccataaaataaatagtataacaattaataaaaaaatatataataacatattatattacttacaatatattatatagtacaaacGTGTAATCAtctgtatttcaattttaaaagaatcaagtatattacaaatataatatatttaattacacacaaaaagtatttttcttattttatgtattatatactcaAGCTAAGATTTatagttatgtattttattattttaatactgttattagttattatgacatggttataatttataaccagttGTGTTTTTCAACAAGTGGTCTTTGGTGCACAGTGCACCTCGAAAACTGACCAAACAGTACGAACGCCAAACATGCATGTTAGGTACAGCACATGAGTACCTACatgactataattattatattgttatgtatctAGAAGGTCCTATTAGGGTTTAGggacttaataaataaactcatGCCCATaggtgcattataatatatccacaaTCCACTTATGGGTGGGCACAGCCCCAATGGCGTATTTAGTGAGGGACTCCAGGAAGAAATTACCTCGGCATGACATTGAGGCTATAAAGAGGTGCTCGTGCTTGAGGTTATAAGTAGTAAGTTCCTAATATCAATGATCAGTGGCGTAATCACGGAGGGGATTTGGGTGtcgtatccccccccccccatgacttttttttaaactcgcGAACCatgtttatgtaattatgtgcctacttatttaattatataaatattattatttataggtaatactgtacctacatattatatagtatatattttatagaaacaacaaataaaaacccaAATCCCCTATGgtaactaagataatattacttGGTAATAAACACTAATCACTATTgcaatattacacaaatatattgaaataatgcatttttgctcgatttttgggaatttttttcgGGGACCTATAGGtttatttcaacgagttaacaaTGGTGCAATCACAATATGTTGACCGGACATAATTCCAAGGTTATAACATTTTGAAGTTCGGGATTTTGCGTATTCTATGCACACGCAGATTATTTCAAGAATCTATGTGAAAAATGCAGTTAATCTCCAAAgcgatttttagaaaaatgtattatgatattataatataaacatctgTGCGActgtgtaggtatacaatattataatatatttatcgacaataattttaaaaaaaaattactaaataaaaaatttctcatggctactaataactcaaaaatggtttaaatatttcgaaaattgtaACATGTACCGAtgtaaaattatcatattaacatccggcgaatatttaaaatatatacgatcattagtttttgagttacactaaaataaaatcgattttgttaaaaattggttttgcgttaaaatgtctatttttttgaattttctttttttatgttgcacgacgcttttgaaaaatacttttcaatttATAACTCTTGAAGGCACCACCTGTCCATCCAGATTCGCTTTCATATCAGAAATGATGTTGAAATCGAAAATCTAAGAAAAATCAAGTGTtccattatttataatcaagaTTCTTTTTTTTCATCACTTAAATATAAACAAGGACCCCTTTTACTAACTACAAGAATTTTTcctgatattataatagataatgtaGATTTAGGTATGCTATATTTAATagaactatagtctatagaagCTTTATTTATTGACATTGATTTGGAATTTACATTGTTGGCTATTCTGAAAGAACaaaccataaatatatatatttgagatGTTTTATTCAACTGTATataattctgtataatattttttatagggcCTCACTTAAATATTGCTGGTATTGCCTATtggtagaaatttaaaatatatgagtattTACTGTTATTAGGTAAGCATCTAGATAACTAAACACGaacgataaaatatacattttcaatcactagattaaattatatttaagcaaTATCCATAATTGAGTaatttaagtgttaaatattactagattttgttaaattttagtaACTAGTTACTGAACAgctaaatatgtaattataagctttttttaaaacttttaagcacaaatatcatacaaaaattGGTATTTAAACCAATTATTGtggttaaacaaaatataatattatagccatataTTTTTGGGCATTCAGCCatgatatttatgtttttatatcataacATAAATACAGTTATTGTGATATGGCTCGCCCGTGGACTTAGCGGATAAACTCTTGAAATAATTACGAAGTCGGGACACGCTACCATACCCCGTTCAACGAGAGAACGCACTGCCCGCCCGACGAAAATCAGTTTGGTCTGCGCACGCGCACGCCCACCGCTCGCCACCGGCCGATGGACCGAGTTCGTCGGCGGTCGTATAGAGAATCGGTTACGCGGGTGGCGCTTCCATAATATAGCATTGGTCGTGATTGGGGTtgttggagggggggggggtggaaacGGAGGCCTCGACGAGCTTTTTGGTCGCGAGCCTCCAAGCGCGAAACCTGTGCGTTCTCTCGTTGTATAGGCAGGTACctcatatagtcatatcatCGTACGCTGAGAACCCTGCAGTTCTTTTCATCCGcgattttaaatcatattttgttggCGTTGTTCAATAACTGAACGGTTCACCTGTACCGTCTCTGGTCATCCTGCAGCTTTATGTATTTGGTGTTTGCACGCATACAGCCGTTAAGTGGTCGGATAGGCCACCCCATTCAATAAAGAAATAGCACGCGTCAATctcaactttttatttttaattaaaatgatgcAATGtacaagtataaatatttataagcccTTAAGTTTATTACGCGTCTATTATCTAGttgaacgattataatataaaccatcAAAATATCTAATCTTCTTCAAACGATAATTTACATCTAaactttgatatttaaaaaaaaacctatttaaaaggcataatatgatttattacatCGATATGTACGTATTCAACCAATTTGATTGATGGGTCTAAGATAACTAATAAgtttatgctttttttaataaagcatTCTTCGTTATTTCACAGATTTTGCGAACTTCCAAACAGCCGCGATAAATAGCAATGCAGACATCGAAGCAAACATCAGAGAAACtgataatatctataaataaaattcaaacgttttattttttgatttattaattaggtgtaacttatacagttatatatagtgtataaccCTAGATTTGTTTGTGGTATTTTAATCCATGCATGTGGACTTTAACTGTGGTCTTGTACACTGTAatgtgtacttatatatacgtaaatacCGAGTGTTTTTGGGttgttatatgtacctacaaagtACAAACGGTATAGAAACACTTAGAATGATCTAATTTCAGTGACTGGAGTAGAAACCTTACTATTATGCATTAAGATTTTTAAGGGTACCTGCCTACTATGGTTTCTATCTCatttaatatgtgttatgtTGTTGGTAACATTGTATGATTGTTTGTTAGAGATGTTAACCTCACTTTATTATAATTCGTTCCTGATATACAAGTAATTGTCTAAGCATGTACGTTCTATAAAatcatgtaaaataaataatacagtgaACACGTGCTTAACGAGAAGATATTATTAAGATTTGTCATCTTCCGCACGACATTACAATATGAAactcattacaataataaatcgtTCTCTGCAGAAAGGTTCTCAGAAAAGTGGcatatcaaaataattgtttttgaggACAACTATTCTTATGgtgtatttattgttgtaatacgttaaaaattaagtaatatagatacctaccggAAGTACCGATAAAAATCCCACATTAAATGCAAAACGTAAGCTAAGTTTTTGATTCCACTCCCTATATTATAGTCACTGATATGACATCATCCTCAACATTTGACGAAAGGATTCGtacgtgttatataatattatgtacatcaaattataatacataacaatCGTAATGTTATGTGTTATTCATGTTagtcattaatatatatttcaaaatttttctaattatatacaaaaaagatagtgtataatactataatgattGAATAAAGTTAATGGAGGAGAGTCTAAACACCATAATGGACCCCTATCAGACACCCAGACGcgaagttattataaatatgtattaacatGGTGCactttttctaaattttattgaaaaaaaatagcaatataATTTGATGTGGTTATTACCGCTACTAGGTACTTGATTTTTAGAGTGTTGTAGAAATAGaagtattgttttaaattttgaaaaaaatatcacttaatattttataattaaacgctcatatataaaagtatttttctataaaatataacttacttGATTTTTTGTCCCTATTACAACAATTAGGCCttggataaataataatgtatatattgagATAATCAATAATgacataaacaaattaaaaccaaatattagTCCATAACTATCAGGTTTTATATGTTTTGCAACTTCAGagctaaaatattaatcacaaaaatatattaaacagacaaatagaatatagataatcTATATTCTACACAGAGGGTTTCATGCATTTTAATAGCAGTCAAAATATGTTGCAGGCAATTAGTTAGAAATAAAGCAATTGTCTAGGAATAACTGGTGCACGTTAGGTGGTCAGGACACCGATAGCTACAGTAtcgatatgtatattattattataacctatacctatactataaatattttaaagagtgTGCAAGTTTAAAattcacaaatatattttaatgtagttacttttaattaaaaaaaatgttaggagATGAATTCAAAAGGgacaaatatatgtaaatatgtttattactcgatgtttaaaataatcataatattaataattcttaaatagttatcacagaatataacaatagttattatgaGGTTGGAAATTCTTATAGGAGTATGAATGTTGTCTaatcacattaaaataatatttcagatcaagtacttattttattttactatgcataaaaaatgatttgtattttgtatattatataccccccccccccccccacggcCCCACaccatataaaatgtataggtacctatctctTTTTGTTCTGCGATTAGAGTAGGAAACCCATCGTAAGAAGAATTATTGGTCGTTTAGAAAAACTTTTTCAGTCAAATGTTTTAGATAATGTTTAGGTTTAGTGTTTACAACAACTTAAAAAGGATTtgataagtacatattatatagactccTAAAGCAGGAGTTGAGCATATTTTTGGACTTTAACTTCTATTATTTTAACCCTTAGTGATTGGTACCTACtaacaaaaatagtttaaagGTTTTGGTACTATTTTAAGgaagtataataggtaaattataactttaaatggAAATTAAGAGTAGGtaacgattaaaaaaaacattaaataggtGGTCAAAACGTTGAATTGATTTGCACTTGCACATtcctgaaatattataaaattaaataacatacgtAGTGATAGTTAACAATACTTGGAAACAAGTACCAAATATTATGTAGACCAAGTATAATATCCATAACGTattgcaaaaatatataatgaataataataaagccAAAACAAATGTTCCAacggtaaatataatatcaccaaattttttccaatcatGGTGCAAGTGACCAACTGCATATGCACCTGCTGcacctattataaaacaatatcatagttattatttaatttaactaattaataattatctaaacactataaataaaataaatcagttACAAAGAATTTATAATACCACAAAGAGTGTGTATAGACTCGACAGCACCATTCATCagatactttttattattgttagcaTCATCCCATAAAACTTGAATAAACAATCCAACCTTATAGACAATAGGTATAAGCTATATGcagtaaaaaatatcaaattggaATGATTATACACTTACTATAAAATGACCAACAAATGCAAATATCcaccaaaaacattttttcactaCATAAGTATTTGTATATGCAGAttgaaaatcatcaaaaatcatctgcttaacttttttaattttaattaattttgaaattgtaggAACGTCgttctataaagtataaattaattaaaaaatataaaacaaatgacattttttggtaaatattttatacatgatatatattaggtacgttaatacaataatacctataatatacttttcagttttcatattattattacttgtaagGAGAATCTAATTAacctacaataattttaccTAGTGTTAGCATTGGTAACACTGCGACCCAGTCAGTGACTAGGGCGTAGTAACTCGGCTgtagttagttatttttttttttttttttatagttagtaTTCTTGTCTAAAGTTATAAGCCGACGGTCCGGAAAAGCTGTGTGCGTCCAACCGTCTactgttttttttggtttacttttaataaattctacctatgtataaaatacgacTCGTAAAATTAATATCCTGACACCTTTAGTTTACACCAGGTACTAGGTACAAATCATAAATGTCGGAACATTGAATATGTATACTGTTTATCTCTGCAATAATAATCAATCCTAAGggttaacaatttaatacacaATCTACGATTTAACCTACAATATCCTCATAAAAAGTTATTACTAAAAACCCAAAAAtctaaagatataatatattatcacaattttttttagagataCCGgccgaaattagatatttaaacgaagaataactattttagtaattttattgtaagtatTCTGCAAATATTTGTGAGGGTTTTAAACTTTTacgtaatcatattattatttatgattacagacatacgtatatttaaattcattatttcaagTTATTGTCCATGTGGCTATGTGTACCACATTGTTACGAACCATTAATTCACACTGTTTTACGGTAAGTAGGTTttgactcaaaagttaataacaaaaatttaataattaaaatataataaatgcgatATTTTCGTCAACAATTAATGCAATCTACCGTATTACTATTTAGTACTATTTAGTAAtaagaaatagtaaaatataaataaataataccatttCTTTTATgatcctaataaaataatataggtacaataaccGACAAACACATCAATGTAAAACGAAGATTTCCCAGGTTAAACTATGAGAGGCGATTGTAAACTCTCCCGATTTTAATGATATGTAAACTCTCCCGATGGTAAACTCTCCCGGGTTAAGTCCAATACTACCTGACGGGAACATGTAAACTCTCCCGGGTCTTCTTCAGTACTACTAACTAAAAGCTAGAGGAGCCTGGGGCATTATTCGTATTACAGAGTtaataacactaaaataattcagttaataataaaaatcattgttGCTgtgagctataatattatagtcgaaaTACTACTTTTCATGATAATTGGAACACACTTATTTCAAAAACGTAACACTTAaggtatacataattaatatttaaataacaaacacaGGTTAACTGCAGTAATacaattgacaataaaaatttaaaatgacaatCACAATCTCTGCAGTAAAGCCAATTCATAGAGTATagcaataacatttaaaacaactCGGAAAAGTTTACACATTTCCTtcaggtaaacataatattgacccGGGAGAGTTTACACATTTCGTTCAGGTAAACACAAAGTTTACCCGGGAGAGTTTACCACCGCCCACTATGAGTTTGTCTATTATTTTAtgcaatgaaaattatttaaaatcatctaatatcagtggcgtattttggGTGATTTATCGGGGGGTGTCCAACATTTATTGAACCTCTCAAACAAgtcattaaaatcaaaatcgaaacatattacattttctgtaagcccattaaaataaacttttacaaACTTAGTTGCCAAATAAATTGAgacggcgacggcggcacttTTCAGTAGGTGTAACTATAGCCACGGTGTGTTTCGCCtcacctatttatttattataaatttataaaaatttatttggaaACGActgaaaaattactttttaaacttcaCTTTTTTTGTAATACGTAAAAACTTAGACATAACtggtttattttgcattttgaagtataattttagaataataataaaaataacaatattattctaaaaattttaaataataataatattgtataatagttgaTTCGTTATTTCTATAATTCTTTAAACACATTAGAGaccaactatttttattttgttattgcgTTTGAGACAAGCACCGTGTTTAACTTTAACGCGACTATTGTTATGTTACagaactatttttaataatatgttgatgcgATAAGACGAGCGCTGTTTCTAACGCGGTACTGCTTGCACGTCTAAAAGACGAGCACCGTGTTTAGAACGGTGTCggtgtgtacaaaaaaaatcgatttttaatatcaatattttattactttcttgattcttaatcaagtaagtatggtaattgaaatgaaaaagtctgaattttgaaaacttcaagaatttgttttaaataggaaaataagaaaaatttaactcagtaatgataagtgggtgggtaatttagctagctttaatataaaatattaatgagagagattttATATCACACTTAAGcggtataatagtataagcggttgaatccataaaaacgtcggcttgaacagtcccaaaatttctatttttttaacttttctcctcaactatgatagctagaaagttggttgataactcattaaaaagggattatcaagtagatacaaaatgtagaattaaattttttttttaaattatttaacttttcacagataaaaaaaagttagtatttttgtatttttgttgcgGCCTGTGGGTATTTTAACTATTGGAAATTGGAATGACCTGgtgaaattcaaataatttctgGATATCCCTGATAAATTGTAGATAAATCTCTGTCTCGTCGAATACTCGAatctaatcaaattaatttcagttttgccgtttatataaaaataccatttattttataattactaaaataaatgataacactAATGTCCAATATAttaggacatttttttttaagtcggGGGGTGTCCAGACATGGAGGACACCCCCCTCTCACCCAAATACACCActgtctaatattatatatttacttaatgtCAAAACTGAAAATTATTAACTTCTAGTAGCGCTTATAGCCTGCAGaaaaggtatttaatttttggaggAAATTGtgctattaataattttttagacaTTAAATAATTCTGATGTACCTACTATACCACGGGTCGCCATTACATTTTACAACAAGTGAACTACccacattaaacattttaagtaggtatctgGTGATCcactatttatttaggtacctaggcatattaattatattattgtaaacataataataacaaactgtACATCTAATAATATTCTTGTGTTTCTCCATCGGAAAATTGTATCTACGTTTTTCATCGCACTAATCAATACTTtactttgtatataaatatataatgagtaAAAGTGTGTTTAAGATTATAGGTGGAACTAGGGAAATGTTCtggaggaggggggggggctaaaattGTATCAGCAGCACAAACCatgatagttaatattttaaactaaaatatgattaGTAAAACTGGTGAGGGGGTACAGATAAAACTGGGGGCTTCCAAACCCCTCCCCACCCAATTGCGTTTATGTTACGCACATGTTCGACCAACATTGAGATAGttgatatttaataagttattatgatCGACCAATATATACCTCTAAAGATCGACTGGTTAGCGACCCCTGTACTCTATTCCAAATAGGTTTGGAAAAAAATCACGACGAAACTCTTCGCGTTCGGGTATGTCGTATTTGCAGTCTCGTTGGCTGACGTCGGTGCGCTGCCAACTACTGGCCAATCACAGCGGTCCTACCGTTCCGAGACGGCAAGACTGCGCAGTGCGCAATATTTCCTAACTTATTTGGAATAAAGTATAGATAAgatttgaccccccccccccttgtacCGTGTGtgccattgtaataatataatttttcaaaataacataCTGCAGCATTTTCATGAATGGCAACCTCATTATTAGATTGATGCAACTTAATGTTTTCTGTAAATTCCTTTTTTGTGTGAAAGTATAGACTGTACTCCACTTTAGGTAGAAAAAATGCCCAAATCGTCACAAATAAAGTAcctacgaataaaataataatcaaagttattaaaactatatattataatattgttggtgtattttaatattaattacagttTTATTAGTACGTATGGGAAATTGGGAACTTATTAACCTAATAATCTACTTAAATAGTAGGTAGTGTAAATGTGCGTAGGTAGTACATATTTACTATACGACGTAATTAGTTGTTTTCcgattttatttacatacctacttaaaacgtAGCTacaaaaaaagcgggtaagtggatgtcgctctgctacgctctgctacctacctactgtaggTTACATGTGAGtcaatgtattgtattaaacttgaattcaatgatataatatcattgtataagaaaaacgattctgagcggagatggtttatcagtctggatttcttaaatttttattatttattatagcctttaagttaaattaatattaaaatattataattttttattcgttgctacggtgataagcaaagcgttagagattaaaatcccattttaagtggtttttttgtaatttgtcagtagtttttcccgtggcattaaataactattgagaaaatcgaaaaattacctctctaaagtgccatcttgatccaattttctaaaagataagatactatatgttgaaatctaAGCACGTTTTCTGGTAAACatgttgtatacaggataaaaaaaaaataaataaataaatcccgTTGTAAAActactagcttcctcgctccgctcagaatctaaaatatatgaaGTAAATACCTCTATACTATAATCTATTAACGGACAGATAGTGAGTGCCAAGTTAGTACTTGTCTAGATCTACAAATTGAAAtagtaacataaaaataaatttgaaaataatgagataattttaatcataattcatagtttaatagtataatatacgtttaatttaaataaaatgtgggTATACTAACAACAACTAAGTACTGTGTACTGTATAGGTACGTACTACGTACATACGTCTGTACTCTGTACGACTATACCtataagttacctataacaAATGTACTACTTATAAATAGAGTTTGATTTTTAAAGctctataaaacaataaaaaaggactaaaaatcctaaaaaaggcaaaataatcgaaaatattCCCCGATTTGCTGTGTAAAACCTTCTTGTGTAGGCCTCGGTATTAAACAAAGTTGTCAAAAAGCACATTATGTGCTAGCGTTGCCACTCGCTCGCTGCGCTGCGTTCGGACAAtcagtggcgtgacgaaggactttatttgaggcacgtgcctcagcttTAAGGGTGATGGGTATCCTGGAGACTAGGAGCATTTCAAATatagtaaacaatttattaagtacacactaagaCAGTGAAACTGagccaatcattctcagttacaatttacgtaaataagtaattatttatatataagtatttataattactaatataaattattgtgcctcataagttaataaagttcgccacgccactgcgGACAATGATAAAAAGACATGATAAACGTAGCGTTGCGCTCATGAGTAAAAAAACGCAAAATTGCCAACTTCCAAAGTccataacttcaaaactaagtccgaccgataaattctgattgcaccattgttcttaaatagttaaaatgagtaagttcaaaaaaaaaatcgaacaatTTGCTTGGGGTGGTAAAGTGCATTTTAGCCgacttttgatttatttttaattgaaacatgtTGGAAATTATAGATATCCACCTATGTATTATATCAGTTAGTGTCTGCGCTACGATCGTGTAAATTTGCGTTTGcgaattataattcaaaaattaactattGAAATGTCATTTACATGAACTTATACAAATA
This genomic interval carries:
- the LOC132938976 gene encoding folate transporter 1-like; this encodes MDTQENWKNVSLLVCVFAMIREIRPIKPFITSYLKSMNFTLNQINEEIYAVGTYSCLVLAIIVFLITDYFRYKPLIIADGIAGIVTYVLLLGTPSLFRVQIGQIFFGFFYASEVAFTTYLYAKVDNKQLYQKITSIVKASILFGRFLSGLIAQIIVSTNLLEEVYLLYISILSTLFVTIWAFFLPKVEYSLYFHTKKEFTENIKLHQSNNEVAIHENAANDVPTISKLIKIKKVKQMIFDDFQSAYTNTYVVKKCFWWIFAFVGHFIVGLFIQVLWDDANNNKKYLMNGAVESIHTLCGAAGAYAVGHLHHDWKKFGDIIFTVGTFVLALLLFIIYFCNTLWILYLVYIIFGTCFQVLLTITTSEVAKHIKPDSYGLIFGFNLFMSLLIISIYTLLFIQGLIVVIGTKNQILSVSLMFASMSALLFIAAVWKFAKSVK